A window of the Halichoerus grypus chromosome 2, mHalGry1.hap1.1, whole genome shotgun sequence genome harbors these coding sequences:
- the MYADML2 gene encoding myeloid-associated differentiation marker-like protein 2, with amino-acid sequence MGSTMEPPGGGYLHLGAVTSPVGTARVLQLAFGCTTFSLVAHRGGFAGVQGTFCMAAWGFCFALSGLVLACEFTQLHSCLHLSWGNFTAAFAMLATLLSATAAVIYPLYFTRLECPPEPAGCAARDFRLAASVFAGLLFLAYAAEVALTRARPGQVASYMATVSGLLKIVQAFVACIIFGALVHDSRYGRYVATQWCVAVYSLCFLATVAVVALSVTGHTGGLGCPFDRLVVVYTFLAVLLYLSAAVIWPVFCFDPKYGEPGRPPDCPRGSCSWDSQLVVATFTYVNLLLYVADLACSQRIRFVPTL; translated from the coding sequence ATGGGCAGCACCATGGAGCCCCCCGGGGGTGGGTACCTGCACCTAGGCGCTGTGACGTCCCCCGTGGGCACGGCCCGAGTGCTGCAGCTGGCCTTCGGCTGCACCACCTTCAGCTTGGTGGCCCACCGGGGCGGCTTCGCGGGCGTccagggcactttctgcatggctGCGTGGGGcttctgcttcgccctctccggCCTCGTGCTGGCCTGTGAGTTCACCCAGCTGCACAGCTGCCTGCACCTGTCCTGGGGCAACTTCACCGCGGCCTTCGCCATGCTGGCCACGCTGCTGTCCGCTACGGCCGCCGTCATCTACCCCCTGTACTTCACCCGGCTGGAGTGCCCCCCTGAGCCCGCGGGCTGCGCAGCCAGGGACTTCCGCCTGGCCGCCAGCGTCTTTGCCGGGCTCCTCTTCCTGGCCTACGCTGCGGAGGTAGCCCTGACCCGGGCCCGGCCGGGCCAGGTGGCCAGCTACATGGCCACGGTCTCGGGGCTCCTCAAGATCGTCCAGGCCTTCGTGGCCTGCATCATCTTCGGGGCGCTCGTCCACGACAGCCGCTACGGGCGCTACGTGGCCACCCAGTGGTGCGTGGCCGTCTACAGCCTGTGCTTCCTGGCCACGGTGGCCGTGGTGGCCCTGAGCGTGACGGGCCACACGGGGGGCCTGGGCTGCCCCTTCGACCGTCTGGTGGTGGTGTACACCTTCCTGGCCGTGCTCCTCTACCTCAGCGCAGCTGTGATCTGGCCCGTCTTCTGTTTCGACCCCAAGTACGGTGAGCCTGGGCGGCCCCCCGACTGCCCCCGAGGCAGCTGCTCCTGGGACAGCCAGCTGGTGGTGGCCACCTTCACCTACGTCAACCTGCTCCTATACGTCGCCGACCTCGCCTGCTCCCAGAGGATCCGCTTCGTGCCCACCCTGTAG